One part of the Phragmites australis chromosome 3, lpPhrAust1.1, whole genome shotgun sequence genome encodes these proteins:
- the LOC133911852 gene encoding formin-like protein 8 — protein sequence MPPARITLLAFFALLLCCSLSPAAPSSSGDVGSGARRVLHQPLFPIEWTPPPSPPPPPAPDFTAEPATPDGPPGDFFPPAPQTVSAGGGGTTSSPTTVAANVPNAQSGSGDGGNRGGPAKVTIVAAAAAAAAAVALLGFACAFLITGRARRRGDSQKLLGPDRGPARHHAAPSAADFLYVGTVEPTTPGRHHGPTTADLVGSPYRKLRNERVRRGVSRDEATEHPSPELRPLPPLRRAATLGSSDEDAYYTPQQRSGGSGGGGAGGEAWSEASASSPPTITTASRSSLPSLTSDCFPPVAAIAAPPPPPARSRCTPPRTRFSTGSTPEIKQVISPSPRPVQPSNPAPPPPPPPPPPPPPPPPPKSNTAPKPPPPPPPTRPPTNTIPKPTGPPSGPTSRRRLLKPLPPEGPRIAMPMPITAATTVDRNGSASMRSGDDTAEGHVGNGEPRPKLKPLHWDKVRATSDRAMVWDQLKSSSFQLDEGMIEALFMNNSTPAAPPRDSGRKAAVPHFRQEERVLDPKKAQNIAILLRALNVTREEVSDALLDGNAECLGTELLETLVKMAPTKEEELKLRDYNGDLSKLGSAELFLKAVLDIPFAFKRVDAMLYRTNFETEINYLRKSFETLEAACEDLRGSRLFLKLLEAVLRTGNRLNVGTNRGEAKAFKLDTLLKLADVKGTDGKTTLLHFVVQEIIRSEDAKSEKESAMIIHSSKDEQLRKQGLKLVSGLSSELGNVKKAAMMDFDVLHGYVNKIETGLEKIKSVLQIERQCTQDQKFFTTMQSFLKEAEKEIEQVRGEEKRALVRVKDITEYFHDDTSKEEAHPLRIFTVVRDFLSTLDHVCKEVDRMQQDRTVVGSARSFRISATTSLPVLSLYGQRRENNSDDDSSSS from the exons ATGCCTCCCGCCAGAATCACGCTACTCGCGTTCTTCGCGCTGTTGCTGTGTTGCAGTCTTTCTCCGGCGGCTCCGTCGTCGTCCGGCGATGTCGGCAGCGGGGCCAGGCGGGTGCTGCACCAGCCATTGTTCCCCATCGAATGGactccgccgccgtctccgccgcctccgcccgcACCGGACTTCACTGCCGAGCCGGCGACGCCGGACGGCCCTCCCGGCGACTTCTTCCCTCCGGCGCCACAGACGGTTTCAGCCGGCGGTGGAGGTACCACGTCCTCGCCGACCACCGTCGCCGCCAACGTACCGAACGCCCAGTCCGGTTCCGGTGATGGCGGCAACCGCGGCGGTCCTGCGAAGGTGACCAtcgtcgcggcggcggcggccgcggccgccgcggtaGCGCTGTTGGGCTTCGCGTGCGCGTTCCTCATCACCGGCCGCGCGCGCCGACGCGGAGACTCGCAGAAGCTGCTTGGCCCCGACCGCGGGCCGGCGCGCCACCACGccgccccctccgccgccgacttCCTTTACGTCGGCACGGTGGAGCCCACCACGCCCGGTCGCCACCACGGGCCCACCACCGCAGATCTCGTCGGGTCCCCGTACCGCAAGCTGCGCAACGAGCGCGTGCGGCGCGGGGTGAGCCGCGACGAGGCCACCGAGCACCCAAGCCCGGAGCTCCGGCCGCTCCCACCGCTGCGGCGCGCGGCCACGCTGGGCTCCTCCGACGAGGATGCGTACTACACGCCGCAGCAGCGCTCGGGgggctccggcggcggcggggctggcGGCGAAGCGTGGAGCGAGGCGAGCGCGTCCAGCCCTCCCACCATCACCACCGCCTCGCGCAGCAGCCTCCCCAGCCTCACCAGCGACTGCTTTCCGCCTGTCGCGGCCATCGCTGCGCCACCCCCGCCCCCTGCGCGCTCCCGCTGCACGCCCCCGCGCACGCGCTTCTCCACCGGCTCGACCCCGGAAATCAAACAGGTGATCTCGCCGTCCCCGCGACCGGTGCAACCCTCCAAcccagcaccgccgccgccgcctcctcctcctcctcctccaccaccaccaccaccaccgaagTCCAACACCGCTCCAaaacctcctccaccaccaccgccaacGAGGCCGCCGACTAATACCATCCCAAAGCCTACGGGACCGCCGTCCGGGCCGACGTCGCGTCGCCGGTTGCTCAAGCCATTGCCTCCGGAAGGGCCCCGTATTGCCATGCCGATGCCGATCACGGCGGCAACGACAGTGGACAGAAACGGGAGCGCGTCAATGCGTTCAGGGGACGACACGGCGGAAGGTCATGTCGGCAACGGCGAGCCGCGGCCGAAGCTGAAGCCGCTGCACTGGGACAAGGTGCGGGCGACCTCCGACCGCGCCATGGTCTGGGACCAGCTGAAGTCAAGCTCATTCCA GCTGGATGAGGGCATGATCGAAGCCTTGTTCATGAACAACTCGACGCCGGCCGCGCCGCCCAGGGACTCCGGGAGGAAGGCCGCGGTGCCGCATTTCCGGCAGGAGGAGAGGGTGCTGGACCCCAAGAAAGCTCAGAACATCGCCATCCTGCTCCGCGCGTTGAATGTTACGCGTGAGGAGGTCTCCGATGCACTGTTGGATG GCAACGCTGAATGCTTGGGGACCGAACTTTTGGAAACTTTAGTCAAGATGGCTCCTACAAAAGAGGAAGAACTCAAACTACGAGATTATAATGGTGACTTATCCAAGCTTGGTTCTGCAGAGCTCTTTCTCAAAGCTGTGCTTGATATACCTTTTGCCTTCAAAAGAGTTGATGCCATGCTGTACCGAACCAATTTCGAGACTGAAATAAATTACCTAAGGAAATCTTTTGAAACACTAGAG GCAGCTTGTGAGGACCTTCGAGGCAGTAGGTTGTTCCTAAAACTCCTCGAAGCAGTGCTGAGAACCGGGAACCGGTTGAATGTTGGCACAAACCGGGGTGAGGCAAAAGCCTTCAAGCTTGACACTCTCCTAAAACTAGCAGATGTCAAGGGCACTGATGGTAAAACAACGCTGTTGCATTTTGTTGTCCAAGAAATCATTCGATCAGAAGATGCGAAATCAGAAAAAGAAAGTGCCATGATTATTCATAGTTCTAAAGACGAGCAGTTACGGAAGCAAGGCCTGAAACTTGTGTCCGGGCTCAGCAGCGAGTTAGGAAATGTCAAGAAAGCGGCTATGATGGACTTCGACGTGTTGCATGGCTATGTCAATAAGATAGAAACAGGTCTTGAAAAGATAAAGTCGGTCTTGCAGATCGAGAGGCAATGCACACAAGACCAGAAATTCTTTACGACGATGCAGAGTTTTCTGAAGGAAGCTGAGAAGGAGATAGAGCAAGTCAGAGGCGAGGAGAAGAGGGCATTGGTGAGAGTAAAAGACATCACCGAGTATTTCCATGACGACACCTCAAAAGAGGAAGCGCACCCTCTTAGGATATTCACGGTGGTGAGGGACTTCCTCTCGACGTTGGATCATGTCTGCAAGGAGGTTGACCGGATGCAGCAGGACAGGACTGTCGTTGGCTCGGCCAGATCATTCCGCATCTCGGCTACAACCTCATTGCCAGTTCTAAGTCTGTATGGACAACGGAGGGAGAACAACTCTGACGATGATAGTTCATCGTCATAG